Proteins found in one Planococcus citri chromosome 2, ihPlaCitr1.1, whole genome shotgun sequence genomic segment:
- the Nos gene encoding nitric oxide synthase, salivary gland isoform X1, which translates to MALTTSDSISTSSSSSSSSATLNGPVTKKLPIRLKNYSSNQEYFDSLYLNAKQSAATQAPACSENGCLGSIMYPSTYKNSYARPKEEVLPLAKDFLDQYYASIKRLNSPAYLTRWEQVQKDIENTGSYQLTETELVFGAKLAWRNASRCIGRIQWAKLQVFDCRSVTTTSNMFEAICNHIKYSTNKGNIRSAITVFAQRTDGKHDFRVWNPQLLSYAGYKNPDGSIIGDPNNVEFTEVCLKLGWKSKRADFEILPLVLSANGHDPDYFDIPPELILEVNLSHPTFEWFEQLGFRWYCVPAVSNMMFDCGGLQFTACPFNGWYMSTEIACRDLCDPHRYNITEKVARKMGLDTRSNMSLWKDKAMVEVNLAVLHSFQMQNITIMDHHTAAESFMKHYENEQRARNGCPADWVWIVPPTSASITPVFHQEMCNYILHPFYDYQEAAWKLHEWKKNKGSGKTNKIQRKFHFKQIARAVKFTSKLFGQALSKRIKATILYATETGKSEAYAQKLGEIFSHAFHSQVVRMDEYDMSSIEHEAVLLVVTSTFGNGDPPENGHSFAQSLYSLKMDHQETKNGPAKENAEFCSASFIKANSLPEQAITEKQCLSKNSFDDDLFGPLGNVRFAVFALGSSAYPNFCAFGTYVDNLLGELGGERLVKVTNGDEMCGQETAFKKWAAEVFKVALETFCLENEDDTLNQIDQMLHDVKISASTVRFRDAKEETPLNGLARCHNRKISKAVLQSKKDLHKDVKTDRATLLLELAIEGATYAPGDHVGVFPCNRTELVDGIIAHLEEPEPDKTVELQLLKEKQTSTGVEYIWMAHEKLPSCSLRSMLTRYLDITTPPSPNLLRFFATLATDQEDKDKLTALSSDNVAYEDWRHSKYPHLLEVFQEFPSVKPPAALLVSQLTLLQPRFYSISSSPMIFPKRIHLTVAVVAYNTQDGKGPLHYGVCSNYLQDAADNEDVYIFVRSAPNFHLPAEVSKPLVLVGPGTGIAPFRSFWQHRAAQKKVQAIDNLGKVILFFGCRLKTLDLYSEEKQKMVEEGVLNETHLALSREPNVPKAYVQDLMKTEAEKLYKEIVTERGHFYVCGDCKMAEDVYQTLRTIIQEKSGMTYAQAESYLLRMRDENRYHEDIFGITLRTAEVHTQSRETARIRMASESIP; encoded by the exons ACTCAATAGCCCAGCTTATTTGACACGATGGGAACAAGTACAAAAAGACATAGAGAACACTGGTTCATATCAACTGACCGAAACAGAATTAGTTTTCGGAGCGAAATTGGCATGGAGAAATGCATCACGTTGTATTGGACGAATTCAATGGGCGAAATTACAG GTGTTCGATTGTCGAAGCGTTACCACAACTAGTAATATGTTCGAAGCTATTTGTAATCATATTAAATACAGTACTAACAAAGGAAATATACG ATCCGCTATTACAGTATTTGCTCAACGTACAGATGGAAAACACGACTTCCGAGTATGGAACCCACAATTATTATCTTATGCTGGTTACAAAAATCCAGATGGTTCGATTATTGGTGATCCTAATAATGTGGAATTCACAGAA GTTTGTTTGAAATTGGGCTGGAAAAGCAAGCGAGCGGATTTCGAAATCTTACCTTTAGTACTATCAGCCAACGGACATGATCCCGATTACTTCGATATTCCACCAGAATTGATCCTCGAAGTAAACCTAAGTCATCCAAC ATTCGAATGGTTTGAACAGCTAGGTTTCCGATGGTACTGCGTACCTGCTGTATCCAACATGATGTTCGATTGCGGTGGACTACAATTTACAGCCTGTCCTTTCAACGGATGGTATATGTCAACTGAAATAGCCTGCAGAGATTTATGCGATCCTCATCGTTACAATATAACCGAG AAAGTAGCTCGTAAAATGGGTCTCGATACAAGATCAAATATGTCCTTATGGAAAGATAAAGCTATGGTAGAAGTGAACCTCGCCGTATTACATAGTTTCCAA ATGCAAAATATAACAATTATGGATCACCATACCGCAGCCGAATCATTCATGAAACATTACGAAAATGAACAAAGAGCTAGAAACGGATGTCCTGCCGATTGGGTATGGATTGTACCTCCAACGTCTGCCTCAATTACACCAGTTTTCCATCAAGAAATGTGTAACTACATTCTACACCCATTCTACGATTATCAA GAAGCTGCTTGGAAACTGCACGAATGGAAGAAGAACAAAGGTAGTgggaaaacaaacaaaatacagagaaaattccatttcaaacaaattgcaAG gGCCGTTAAATTCACGTCGAAACTTTTCGGACAAGCTTTATCTAAACGAATTAAAGCCACTATACTGTACGCGACCGAAACCGGAAAATCCGAAGCGTATGCTCAGAAATTAGGAGAAATATTCAGCCACGCTTTCCATTCGCAG gtcgTACGAATGGATGAATACGATATGAGCAGTATCGAGCATGAGGCCGTCTTACTCGTCGTAACTTCAACCTTTGGAAACGGAGATCCTCCAGAAAATGGCCAC TCGTTCGCTCAAAGTTTATATTCGTTGAAAATGGACCACCAAGAAACGAAAAATGGACCAGCCAAGGAAAACGCCGAATTCTG CTCGGCATCATTCATCAAAGCGAACAGTTTACCAGAACAGGCGATCACTGAGAAACAATGCCTATCGAAGAACTCCTTCGACGATGATCTTTTCGGACCCCTTGGAAACGTTCGATTCGCTGTTTTCGCCTTGGGCTCGAGCGCGTACCCGAATTTCTGCGCCTTCGGTACCTATGTCGATAACCTGCTCGGAGAACTCGGCGGCGAACGTTTGGTAAAAGTTACCAACGGAGATGAAATGTGCGGACAAGAGACAGCTTTTAagaaatgggctgctgaagtgtTCAAG GTTGCCTTGGAAACATTCTGTCTGGAAAACGAAGACGATACGTTGAATCAAATCGATCAAATGCTTCATGACGTTAAAATTTCCGCTTCAACTGTACGATTCCGAGACGCTAAAGAAGAGACTCCATTAAATG gCTTAGCGCGTTGCCATAATCGTAAAATCAGCAAAGCTGTTTTACAATCGAAGAAAGATCTTCACAAAGACGTTAAAACCGATAGAGCTACATTGTTATTGGAATTAGCCATCGAAGGAGCTACTTATGCGCCCGGCGATCACGTGGGTGTCTTCCCATGCAATCGTACGGAATTAGTAGATGGAATTATCGCCCATTTGGAAGAACCCGAGCCCGATAAAACAGTCGAATTACAGCTgctgaaagaaaaacaaacttcaacag gCGTCGAATATATCTGGATGGCTCACGAAAAACTACCCTCTTGCTCATTACGTTCGATGCTGACTAGATATTTAGATATTACAACACCACCGTCTCCGAATTTATTACGTTTCTTCGCCACTCTGGCTACCGATCAGGAAGATAAAGATAAATTGACTGCCCTTTCGTCG GATAATGTTGCATACGAAGACTGGAGACATTCGAAATACCCTCATTTGTTAGAAGTATTCCAAGAATTTCCATCGGTTAAACCACCGGCTGCTTTGCTCGTATCTCAATTAACTTTATTGCAACCGCGATTTTACAGCATTTCTTCTTCGCCTATGATTTTCCCCAAACGTATCCATCTAACTGTTGCTGTCGTAGCCTATAATACTCAAG aTGGAAAAGGACCATTACATTACGGAGTTTGCTCTAATTACTTACAAGACGCTGCTGATAACGAAGACGTGTACATATTTGTCAGAAG CGCACCCAATTTCCATCTTCCCGCCGAAGTTTCCAAACCATTAGTTTTAGTCGGACCTGGTACCGGTATCGCCCCCTTCAGAAGCTTCTGGCAACACCGCGCAGCTCAAAAGAAAGTCCAAG cGATAGATAATCTCGGCAAAGTGATATTATTCTTCGGATGCCGTCTAAAGACCTTGGATCTGTACTccgaagaaaaacaaaaaatggtcGAAGAAGGTGTTTTGAACGAAACCCACCTTGCCCTATCCAGAGAACCCAACGTTCCAAAA GCGTACGTTCAAGATTTAATGAAAACCGAAGCGGAAAAACTTTACAAAGAAATCGTAACCGAACGTGGTCATTTCTACGTATGCGGAGATTGTAAAATGGCCGAAGATGTGTATCAAACTTTACGTACCATTATTCAAGAAAAGAGTGGCATGACTTACGCACAAGCTGAAAGCTATCTGTTGCGAATGAGG gacgAAAACCGCTACCACGAAGATATCTTCGGTATCACTTTAAGAACGGCCGAGGTCCATACGCAATCTCGAGAAACCGCCAGAATAAGAATGGCATCCGAATCAATTCCATAA
- the Nos gene encoding nitric oxide synthase, salivary gland isoform X2, which produces MALTTSDSISTSSSSSSSSATLNGPVTKKLPIRLKNYSSNQEYFDSLYLNAKQAPACSENGCLGSIMYPSTYKNSYARPKEEVLPLAKDFLDQYYASIKRLNSPAYLTRWEQVQKDIENTGSYQLTETELVFGAKLAWRNASRCIGRIQWAKLQVFDCRSVTTTSNMFEAICNHIKYSTNKGNIRSAITVFAQRTDGKHDFRVWNPQLLSYAGYKNPDGSIIGDPNNVEFTEVCLKLGWKSKRADFEILPLVLSANGHDPDYFDIPPELILEVNLSHPTFEWFEQLGFRWYCVPAVSNMMFDCGGLQFTACPFNGWYMSTEIACRDLCDPHRYNITEKVARKMGLDTRSNMSLWKDKAMVEVNLAVLHSFQMQNITIMDHHTAAESFMKHYENEQRARNGCPADWVWIVPPTSASITPVFHQEMCNYILHPFYDYQEAAWKLHEWKKNKGSGKTNKIQRKFHFKQIARAVKFTSKLFGQALSKRIKATILYATETGKSEAYAQKLGEIFSHAFHSQVVRMDEYDMSSIEHEAVLLVVTSTFGNGDPPENGHSFAQSLYSLKMDHQETKNGPAKENAEFCSASFIKANSLPEQAITEKQCLSKNSFDDDLFGPLGNVRFAVFALGSSAYPNFCAFGTYVDNLLGELGGERLVKVTNGDEMCGQETAFKKWAAEVFKVALETFCLENEDDTLNQIDQMLHDVKISASTVRFRDAKEETPLNGLARCHNRKISKAVLQSKKDLHKDVKTDRATLLLELAIEGATYAPGDHVGVFPCNRTELVDGIIAHLEEPEPDKTVELQLLKEKQTSTGVEYIWMAHEKLPSCSLRSMLTRYLDITTPPSPNLLRFFATLATDQEDKDKLTALSSDNVAYEDWRHSKYPHLLEVFQEFPSVKPPAALLVSQLTLLQPRFYSISSSPMIFPKRIHLTVAVVAYNTQDGKGPLHYGVCSNYLQDAADNEDVYIFVRSAPNFHLPAEVSKPLVLVGPGTGIAPFRSFWQHRAAQKKVQAIDNLGKVILFFGCRLKTLDLYSEEKQKMVEEGVLNETHLALSREPNVPKAYVQDLMKTEAEKLYKEIVTERGHFYVCGDCKMAEDVYQTLRTIIQEKSGMTYAQAESYLLRMRDENRYHEDIFGITLRTAEVHTQSRETARIRMASESIP; this is translated from the exons ACTCAATAGCCCAGCTTATTTGACACGATGGGAACAAGTACAAAAAGACATAGAGAACACTGGTTCATATCAACTGACCGAAACAGAATTAGTTTTCGGAGCGAAATTGGCATGGAGAAATGCATCACGTTGTATTGGACGAATTCAATGGGCGAAATTACAG GTGTTCGATTGTCGAAGCGTTACCACAACTAGTAATATGTTCGAAGCTATTTGTAATCATATTAAATACAGTACTAACAAAGGAAATATACG ATCCGCTATTACAGTATTTGCTCAACGTACAGATGGAAAACACGACTTCCGAGTATGGAACCCACAATTATTATCTTATGCTGGTTACAAAAATCCAGATGGTTCGATTATTGGTGATCCTAATAATGTGGAATTCACAGAA GTTTGTTTGAAATTGGGCTGGAAAAGCAAGCGAGCGGATTTCGAAATCTTACCTTTAGTACTATCAGCCAACGGACATGATCCCGATTACTTCGATATTCCACCAGAATTGATCCTCGAAGTAAACCTAAGTCATCCAAC ATTCGAATGGTTTGAACAGCTAGGTTTCCGATGGTACTGCGTACCTGCTGTATCCAACATGATGTTCGATTGCGGTGGACTACAATTTACAGCCTGTCCTTTCAACGGATGGTATATGTCAACTGAAATAGCCTGCAGAGATTTATGCGATCCTCATCGTTACAATATAACCGAG AAAGTAGCTCGTAAAATGGGTCTCGATACAAGATCAAATATGTCCTTATGGAAAGATAAAGCTATGGTAGAAGTGAACCTCGCCGTATTACATAGTTTCCAA ATGCAAAATATAACAATTATGGATCACCATACCGCAGCCGAATCATTCATGAAACATTACGAAAATGAACAAAGAGCTAGAAACGGATGTCCTGCCGATTGGGTATGGATTGTACCTCCAACGTCTGCCTCAATTACACCAGTTTTCCATCAAGAAATGTGTAACTACATTCTACACCCATTCTACGATTATCAA GAAGCTGCTTGGAAACTGCACGAATGGAAGAAGAACAAAGGTAGTgggaaaacaaacaaaatacagagaaaattccatttcaaacaaattgcaAG gGCCGTTAAATTCACGTCGAAACTTTTCGGACAAGCTTTATCTAAACGAATTAAAGCCACTATACTGTACGCGACCGAAACCGGAAAATCCGAAGCGTATGCTCAGAAATTAGGAGAAATATTCAGCCACGCTTTCCATTCGCAG gtcgTACGAATGGATGAATACGATATGAGCAGTATCGAGCATGAGGCCGTCTTACTCGTCGTAACTTCAACCTTTGGAAACGGAGATCCTCCAGAAAATGGCCAC TCGTTCGCTCAAAGTTTATATTCGTTGAAAATGGACCACCAAGAAACGAAAAATGGACCAGCCAAGGAAAACGCCGAATTCTG CTCGGCATCATTCATCAAAGCGAACAGTTTACCAGAACAGGCGATCACTGAGAAACAATGCCTATCGAAGAACTCCTTCGACGATGATCTTTTCGGACCCCTTGGAAACGTTCGATTCGCTGTTTTCGCCTTGGGCTCGAGCGCGTACCCGAATTTCTGCGCCTTCGGTACCTATGTCGATAACCTGCTCGGAGAACTCGGCGGCGAACGTTTGGTAAAAGTTACCAACGGAGATGAAATGTGCGGACAAGAGACAGCTTTTAagaaatgggctgctgaagtgtTCAAG GTTGCCTTGGAAACATTCTGTCTGGAAAACGAAGACGATACGTTGAATCAAATCGATCAAATGCTTCATGACGTTAAAATTTCCGCTTCAACTGTACGATTCCGAGACGCTAAAGAAGAGACTCCATTAAATG gCTTAGCGCGTTGCCATAATCGTAAAATCAGCAAAGCTGTTTTACAATCGAAGAAAGATCTTCACAAAGACGTTAAAACCGATAGAGCTACATTGTTATTGGAATTAGCCATCGAAGGAGCTACTTATGCGCCCGGCGATCACGTGGGTGTCTTCCCATGCAATCGTACGGAATTAGTAGATGGAATTATCGCCCATTTGGAAGAACCCGAGCCCGATAAAACAGTCGAATTACAGCTgctgaaagaaaaacaaacttcaacag gCGTCGAATATATCTGGATGGCTCACGAAAAACTACCCTCTTGCTCATTACGTTCGATGCTGACTAGATATTTAGATATTACAACACCACCGTCTCCGAATTTATTACGTTTCTTCGCCACTCTGGCTACCGATCAGGAAGATAAAGATAAATTGACTGCCCTTTCGTCG GATAATGTTGCATACGAAGACTGGAGACATTCGAAATACCCTCATTTGTTAGAAGTATTCCAAGAATTTCCATCGGTTAAACCACCGGCTGCTTTGCTCGTATCTCAATTAACTTTATTGCAACCGCGATTTTACAGCATTTCTTCTTCGCCTATGATTTTCCCCAAACGTATCCATCTAACTGTTGCTGTCGTAGCCTATAATACTCAAG aTGGAAAAGGACCATTACATTACGGAGTTTGCTCTAATTACTTACAAGACGCTGCTGATAACGAAGACGTGTACATATTTGTCAGAAG CGCACCCAATTTCCATCTTCCCGCCGAAGTTTCCAAACCATTAGTTTTAGTCGGACCTGGTACCGGTATCGCCCCCTTCAGAAGCTTCTGGCAACACCGCGCAGCTCAAAAGAAAGTCCAAG cGATAGATAATCTCGGCAAAGTGATATTATTCTTCGGATGCCGTCTAAAGACCTTGGATCTGTACTccgaagaaaaacaaaaaatggtcGAAGAAGGTGTTTTGAACGAAACCCACCTTGCCCTATCCAGAGAACCCAACGTTCCAAAA GCGTACGTTCAAGATTTAATGAAAACCGAAGCGGAAAAACTTTACAAAGAAATCGTAACCGAACGTGGTCATTTCTACGTATGCGGAGATTGTAAAATGGCCGAAGATGTGTATCAAACTTTACGTACCATTATTCAAGAAAAGAGTGGCATGACTTACGCACAAGCTGAAAGCTATCTGTTGCGAATGAGG gacgAAAACCGCTACCACGAAGATATCTTCGGTATCACTTTAAGAACGGCCGAGGTCCATACGCAATCTCGAGAAACCGCCAGAATAAGAATGGCATCCGAATCAATTCCATAA